CAATGTGTGataaagaaaaagtgaaaagttagaaacatgattttttttttcattttaccccCCAAAGTGCTAATTTAGTATTCAACAATGATTCAAAGcaagctgtttttttacacaaaaaatatactgtatatcaaGAGGCTTCATGTACACCACATTAAGTTAATGTGTTTCATACAGTTATCCTCAAAAGTGCTTGTTGAAGTCTGAGCAGACTACaatagaaaacaaaatttacagtaCATTGGCCACATGTCAGCTGTGTGTCGTTTATACAAATATAATACATTTGAAATGAAAGTTAATTTATACACATTCCTACACTGAACTCATTATTAGAACCAAATACttaagtttttgtttcatgttgtttacacattaaataaaatatataagcCATCAAATTTCTCAAACATGCCTCTTGCGTGTTACTTTCAAATCACTACATTTAAGACAGTTTCTGCATAtgattcacatttttcctttgaACTTCCTCAAGAAATTGCAACTATGAAACTACCGGTGATGGCGACAGTATGATTCCCAGCAGCAGGCTCACTTCACACTTTTTAGCAGCTCCTGaatgttaaaacaaacactTGAACACAACAGTCTGTTGGTCTGGAGGATAAAGTGCTGTTCTCCTTTGGCCCCGATGTAGAATCAGACAGAATTAGTGGTCAGAATCACTCATAGACCCCAGCCTCTGATCTGAGTGCAGCTTGATAAAAAGCCTCATGACCCAGAGCCTTGGACAGCAGTCTTTGCCCACGGGGAGACATGCAGCCTGGGCCAGGAAGATATCCAGCCATGGCTTTACCAGATCTTGTGGTTTTAGGTCTTGGTGCTGCGTAATAACCCTCCATGTGGTCATATTGTGTGGGTCTGACTTTAGTGCTCTGAGTCCTTCTGGTGGGCTGAGCAGAGAAGGATCCCAGATGTTCAGGATCCAGAGGGGATTTGGCATGATGATGATAGTAGTGTCGATGTTCCCTGGTGCTCTGCGACCTCCCCGGTCTCCTTAGGATGCTGGGTTTCACAAGACCAGTGTAGCTGTTTACAGCATTGGATAACATTGGTCGATTTTGGTCGTGACCTCGTATTTGACTTCTGTCATTGTGCTCGACGTTCTTGAGGTTGGTACAGCCTCTTTCTGGAAGCGAGGGGACTTTTCGAAGAGGTGGCTGATGGGAGGATCTATCTTGGATGCGACTCTGTCGGGACTTTCCAGGATCAGCACTTGACCGGTGACTATACTGCTGCCTGGTGACCTCAAGATCCTCTTGGTGGGATCTCGGGGAAGGTGGGGATGTATCAACAACATTGTCATCTTCAGCCCTGTTGGCGGAGAGGAGGCAGGCGTTTCCAGGGTCTGACTTGCTTCGTGTGTGCATTATATTTCTGCTTCTCATATCAGTGGGTGATTCAGGGCTGTCAAGAGGTGACACAACGGGACACGTATTTTTATGTCTGGATTTACTCTCCTGCTTGACTGGTTGGTATATTACTCGCTCAAACACTTCTGCATCTCTGGCCTCATAAACCACAGTGTCCCTGCTTTCTATGTAAAGCTCCCTGTTCGCAGGAGGAACTCGTTGTGGAGAGTAGTTATAGTAATCTGGCTGTCCACTTTCCCTTGAGGAACGAATGGTATAGGACTGACTGTGTTGGATACCACGTTGCCTGCTAGGCTCTACGTAATAGTGGCTGACATCTACTTGGTTCATATCAGAGTAAGGGCTGTAGCAATAGTCGGACCGTGGGTTCTCAAAGTGTGGCCTGACAGGATGGATGCCGGTCTGAATTAGCCTCTGGTAGGGCACCTCCTGGTGTGCTGTCTGCTCGACATAAAACATGGTGTCAGGGGGCAGCACTTCTGTCTCGGCCAGCTCGTAGTGACTAACATGAGGGGCATGAAAGGATCGAGCCCTCCGGATGGCTGGGTGCCTCACTATTCTATCTTCTGATCTCTGCCATTGGCCTTGTTGCCTCGGGGAGCCCCTCATAGGCTGCTCCCCTCTATAGTGACGTCTGTACTGGGGTGACAGAGGGTGTCGTAGCCCTAAACTGCTATAGCGTCCTTCAGAAGACTGCCTGTACAAACTCTTTGGCCCCACGAGATGATGTGGCAGCGCACTAGGCCGAGGGCAGTGATGTGCAGGCATTCGTCCACTTTGATAGGACTGACGGGGATGATGCTGAGGATGATGACTGTAGAAATCCTCAACAAGGCCCAGAGGCCTGTGGTCCTCTGTGCTATAGTGATGAGAGGAGGAAGGCTGTAAAGGACGTGGAAGGACCTCCTCAACTGAGGCAGGCATGGAGGTCTCTGCCAGAATAGCGCGGAAGTTAAACACATTGACAGAGTCGGTGTTCACATATATGGGAGAGGTTGACGGACTCTCAGCGGAGCAGACGGGTTGAGTTGGTGTTGAAACGCCAACACTATGATAGGTGGGTTCTGCTTGTGTAATGTCTCTGAagtctttttcctctctgcgGTTTCTCCTCTCTGTACTACCTTCATCCAAGCTCCCTGACCCCAGTGGACTTACGTTTGGGGTGAAATTGCACATGCTCTCCTGTCCGTCAGCAACATGTAAAGGCTCCGGGTCAAGGTGCGCAGGAAGGAAATGGACTGGATGAGGGCAGCAAGGGCTCTCCATGGGGCCATGCACTGATGTTTGCCAGTGGGAAGCAGATGGGGCATGAGGGCCATAGTACTCCTGGGGATACAGATTAAGATCCAGAACTGAAGGCCTGGGTGGTCGCTCCTCGGCGTAGGCAGCTTCCTGTCTCTGGAGAGGGCGTGATGAGACAGTTCTTctctgggaaccactgctgGCTTTATGGGCAGATTCAGCCAGAGCCAAGGCCAGCTTGCGGGCAGCACTCGTCAAGGGGGGGTGAGGAGGGAGAACAGATACTGAACTCATAAGTCTATCTGTTCCTGGGGAGGGATAAGACAAACAACGCTACAGTATGACAGGACAAACAAAGCTATGGTAAGACATGATGGGGAAAGACACAAAAGCTTTCATAAGAAACTACAGAGTGCATTGTTATTTAGTATATTCTAACTATATGTAGCCAATGTGTATGGTAAGAAAGAGGTGTGGTACTGACCTGGATCAGGCAGGTTCTGTGCAGAATCGGTCAGGCCTGATGCCTGGCTCGCTGTGCTGAGTGGGCTGCAGTGTGGGAAAGGTGCTCTCAGCTCTTTTCCATCAGCCAGTGGAGCTTCATGCTTGTCCAAAGGAGGGGAAGAGGAAGGAAGAGGTGGAGGACTGACAGATGCATTCTGCACATCTGCTTGCGTTTTTAGAGATTTCTTCCTGAGTTTAGGAGAAAGCTGTTTCGAGGTCACCTTCTTCCCACTTTTACCAAGAACAGGGCTAATATCTGGAGACTGGGAACAGCTAATGTTGTTGTTAGGGGAGGAGATGGGCTCTGATTCACTAGAGAACCCTGCACTCTTCCTCCATTTAGTTCCATCTTTGTTGGATTGCGGCCCAGGTGTCCCTGAGGGCGGACTGAACTGAAAAGACATAGGGTCAAAGTCCAAACTAAAAATGCCTGCAGCAGGTGGACAAAGATCCAGATCGTCTTCTTGGTGTGGAGGTGAAATACATGCAGTGCTGCGGACATGATCGGCACCATAATAACTCTCATTCAACGAGTAGGTTTTGGGTTCATCTTTGCTTCTAGGTTTGCTTAGGTCATCTTTACAGGTGGCTGAGTGGGCCTCACTGGTCGAACGAGGTCTACGCCGGCGGTAGTTAGGAGGTTCCCCTggaatggaaataaaaaaatgcatataatTTACAAATTACTGATAAGCAATCCTTTTTCAGGTTGCAACTTGTAGATTATAATGAACAATTACCTTCCACATTGTGCAAAGAGGTGAGAGACTCCTCACTTTTGGTAGAGCGTAATGTGCCGCTATCTCCTCGTCCCCCTGCAAATGTTTCCATAGCAAATTACTTTTCTCAACATAATGAATCATTACCCACAAGAACACACAGCACATCCAGTTTAAACAAACTGTTCAGGACTATTAAAAAGTCCAGAAACAAGCTTTCAGAGGTGCAAGTGAGGAAGTTTTCTGACTGTGTAACAGCAGCAGTGATCTGACCTGGCAGTGCAATGCTCTTTATCTCGTTGGGCTCACTGGGGTGTCGCTTCAGCTTACGTTTGGATACAGACTGGGACTTGCCCAGGTGGAAAAAGGAGCGCCAGTTCCCCACAGGAGACTTCTTAGCTTTAACAGGAGGCCTCTTGGTGCTACAATGCAGAAACAAATCATCTTTAGCATTTTTAGGTCTGGTTAAATGTTAAGTTAAGGCATTTTCAGGGTGCTATGTAAAACATTTATGTGACTATGTAACATTCATTAAAATCACATTACTCCaggtttaatataaaatgtTCTACatgttctttttaaagattatttttggggctttttagcctttatttaaaTGAGCTCCTTGCAAATGGAACACATTCAACTCAGGTGTAATGTCATTTCCAGCTCTGACATCCAACATCCCCAGCAGAAGTCCCTGAATGATGAATCGGCACAACATTTTGGGATtctatagaaaatctgtacatatttatgtttttttaatggcaccATTTTCAAAACAGTCggtatcaaggacaactggagcaacggtgtggcaTGCAAactgagacagagacagacatgctGCCAATTATAGTGGTAAGATAGGATAgctggagagagacaggaaatgtggggaGAGGCAGTTGGGAGAGgatatgcaccaaacagtgccgAGACCAGGAACTGATCCCACCACCAGTGCGTAAAGGACTGCAGCCTCTGTATGCCTGTTCCACCAAATGTGCCAAGCCAGCAcccaaaattttgatttttcccccaattttcaaagctaaatgaattaaaaagccaGTAATCCTCTTGTATGACATAGTTGTAGTCCCTGAATGTTTGGTTTGACTAGGTTCCTAAATAAATAATATCTAAAGATCTATCGTCAGCCTTTCAACTTATTTTATCAGCActaaaaaacatggcaaaacaaCTGAGTAACTCAAATCTAGATAATGTTTCCTCATTAGGCAGATGTTAATGTAAAACTACAGATGAGGAGGACTGATAAATAAAACTACCTCTCCATGGGGAGCTCGATGACTGTGTGGAACTTGCCAAGCAGAGCTCCGGGTCCCTCCCCAACCTCAATGTAGTCACTGTGGGTCAGGCATGGCGTGGTGGCTGGGGAGCTGAGGTGTGCCTGAGTGCGGGCCTGCGCCTCCTCCAGAGACAGTAACTTTGTGGATGGGGAGCAGACCAGCAGGGACTTAGGTCGGGATAAAGTGTTGTTTCCTAAAAATTGGACATTTATAGTATATTAGTGAAGTGTTTAATTTCAGAAAAGATGCAATGTGTGCTTCATTCCGCTTTGAGCTACCTGTGCTTTCCCGTATGATGGCATTGAGTTTGGGACTGAAGAGAGCCTCAGTGTTGTTCAGGATGAACTCCACCACCACTGACTGGATCCGTACCTCCATAAATGCCGCTGTGCCGCTAAAACAGGCCGACTCGATCTGTCTGGACCTGAAACACAGTACAGCACAACCTATTTCACAGCTTTGCACTACTGAGACATGCTCCAGTTCACTGTCACAGAAACACGAGACAGCAATATGTTGGCGTTAACGATTGCTATTCTCAGAAGTGTGCATGCAGACCATAATGACAGCTCACCTGAGGAGGTTAGGAGCCCAGACAATGGCTAAGTTTTTAGTGTGCATGTTGGTGATGGAGCTAAAGGTAGCCAAGTGGGAGAGGTGTCTCATGAGGTACTCCAGAGTCCTGAAGGTAAAGAGAGCCAGAAATGtaatataatgtaataaaaaattcaatgtcaaattttaaatgtttctttttagaTGGAGAAAAATGTTATGTTACTCAACATGAGATAACTGGTAAGTCAATTACTGTCAGAAATAAGACTAATTACTAATGAAATTGTTTCTAATATGGATATGAAGAGgcattttgcagctattttttatGTATCTAAAAGCATTTGATACAGTTGATCCTGGTCTTTTAATCCAGACACTTGATAACATTGGGATTAACTCAAATGcttgtaactcattttaaatattttaacagaTCACAGTGTGTAAGGGCTGGAAACATACAATCAGTTTTTATCCTTAACAAAAGCTGTCCCACAAGTATCTGTTCTGGGCCCTGTTTCATTTACAATCTATATTATAATAATGTTGTTTCTTCCTAAACAGACTGTaattttcacctttaaactgaccccttttttaattttgtttttttgttcttttgtatCTCAAattcattgtaaatgagggaaacccCAATGATTTCAGAgacttaaataaaggttaactgaaatgaaaagaaataagcAATGCCACTTTACAttggaaaaaaagtaaaacaatagCTATAAATGTGCTTTACTGAAGCTGCTTTTTGCTAAGAGATCTGGTACAGTTGGGTTTAGTACAGAaagcatttatttgcatttacatTACCAAAAGCTCTGAAAGACACCAAATTAGTTGATATGTACTGTCCTACTTTTTGGCATCCTTCTGCTAGGGATCCAAAAGTACCTTTCCAACCTAAAGACAGTTGATTAATTGAAAGAATCATAGCTTTTATGTGTGATAGCTGTAATAATGGACaaactcaaaacaaaacatgttcagcttctttccctcattctgtcatagaaatgctgtgatttttcCTTGGAAATTCTTTTGCAAATAAACCCTTTTGGGGTTCTTGTTCGACTACAACACCTTCAAGATGACAATGATATGAGCTTTAGAGATATGTAATTTGCAAATGAGACGGTTCCTAGAGTCGGCGTTTTAATGTGCTGTTTTCTTGATTCAGTTTTAAGGTTGTTTTATTGACATAAAGGGCAAAATGGTATCAAATGAACAGCTGCTTGGGAGCTGAACAGCTGACAGTAACTTATTACATTTATACAAAATAATATACAGTAACTGAGTCCTCATTTGGTCACTTGTACTTTTGTGacaacattttgaaatcagtacttttacttctaatcaagtaagttttaacccaagtaactgtatttttacttgagtaaaaaatTCTTGTACTTTTCCTACCTCTGTTGACGTGAGTGTTGATGTCTTAGGGTTAAACACTTCTGAGTTGATTTTAAGTTTCAAAGTGTAATTTGAATTCTATtatgagtgaaatggtcttcagtgttggagttctTTGGCAGTGcagatccaccagtgttagttcaacacACGAGTCAgttgatctaagctctgcccactgtAATTTCAAATCTCAGGAGATGTATTGGCCAAGTTCTCCATCATGCCCTTAAGCAGATTGTTTAGATGTGTGTTATGTGTTTTGCTGTGTTTGGGTGTTTCCTGTTGTACACTTACACCTgcagaaacatgaccaaaaataaactttaaattaaatacttcataattttacttgagtagatgtatggaccagtacttttacttaagcaaactttaaccattttacttGAGCACTATAGTTGTGTCCGTTTCTACCTGTGAACATACACTATAAGATGTTATCACACTAACATTTTTCATCTATTCAAAGCTGAGTTTCAAATCTAAGTGCTTAATATTCCCTGTGgttgagattaaagttgaaaaaaacatctgtgacAGTTGCCGTTTTGTGCTGCTTTGAAGCTACTCTCCTTTTCTAGAAATCATACAGTCCCTTTTAAGGCCACCAGGGTGCAACAGTGAGCCTTAATCCTGACCTGTAGTGTGGAGGAGGCAGCTGTTGGATGACATTGTGGATTTTGACCAGCCTCTCCTCATCTGTGGCTGCAGACACAGCCTCCTGTGGAGACAGAGGATAAAGAGCACATCACAGACATTGCTGATAATAACAACAGAGGGACTGGCTTTAACAGTcctgctctctttttctcttttatattCAAAGCAGCCAATGTTTCTGCTCATTTACTTTGCTATTCTGTTTTGGCATGAATATCCCTCGCTGTTCTTCGACCGCTCAGCATATTGCAGTGACCTCATTTTAGCGGCACTTAAAGATGGGCTTAAAATTTTTACATTGTTTCTTCAGTTCTTTATTATCATGGTGGAACCAGAAAATTGTCCTTGGCAGCTTTTCTACTCTTACTTCTTATCCCCAGCATAAGACCCTGCCCAGTTCCCCTGTCACTCGAGTTCTTACTGAGAATCTATCGTAGAGCTGATAGGTGAGCAGAGGGTTCGGCAGCTCTCTGAAGTACAGCTTACAAAGGGAGCCCACTGAGTGTATATCCTGTCTGAAGACGTCCCTGCTCAGGTCTGGGATCTGTTCTGAGTCGAACTCGTGCCTAGAGGGAAACAGAACGAAGAAGGGGATAGAAATGAGTGTGGGAGTCGTTCTTTCCGCCCATCTGTCAGTATGAAATTACAGAAACAAGGACATCTCAACAGCATAAGCTATTTTTTGACCGGGTACCTTTCAATTTCGATGAATCATTATTCTTAATGCTTCTGAAATCTTCTGCCATATCACTTCTAAATGACTTATTGCTTCTTTTATTCCAAAATAAGTGTACTTTTGAATACAAAGGGTATCAGGCTATTATTACAAAAGAAAACTATAATTTCTTAAATATAGTTTTTTTCCCCGAGAAAATTACAGctccttttattgtttttttttttttagattagcTTCAATACGCAGTCTGATTTAAGTGTGTGTATAAACATGTAACAAAAAAAGGCCCTTCAATGCCCTTAACAAGTATAAACTGAGGAAATCTTGAGTTAGTCATCACATATTTATCATCGCCTTGTAACACTAAGATGTGATGTGGCAACTGTCAAAGAGTTTCTCATGCAAGAAAATCCCTTTTGATGGGCTGTCAACACCCCATCCTTTTACAAGCCTCCCAATTTATCTGCTAGTGAGTGTTTGTTTCATTAATTCCCCCTTGCGGGTATAATAGATGAAAAAATCATTACGCCTAGTCAAGGCAGCGCAGCTAGAACCAATTTGTATTTGATGGATTTTTAGAAGAAgcagcttaaaaaacaaaacatggagaGCAACATCTATCATGTTAATGGCAAACCCCACAGttgcaaatatttaaaagtgttttatttctgtttattcgGTGAGCCTGTTTCCTAATTACCCCTTGGTGTGAGAACAGGTCAGCCCATAATGTCATAAAGAAACAGACAACTTTGTAGAGTAGTTACAAACTAAGCTCCCTGTCTCACTAAAGCCAAGGTCAGATTAAACATTTCAAGCATCTGAGACATCTCACAACCTCCTGACAAAAGGCCtatcatgtttgatttttgtcctTCCCTGTGCCATTTGTCCTGTGAAGAGAGTGAGAAGACCACAAAACGTTCTGCACACGCAgcagtcacaaatgtaaacaaaccaaatggcaaCTTGAAGGACAAGTGATGTAGTCAGTAGTGTGAAAAGAAGATATGAGACAGAGGAAAGTTTGTTGAGCTCTGACAAAAACATTCCTGCCTCCATGATTTTTCATCAAGAGACTAACATggcagacaaaaaaagaaacagaaacactggCGAGAAAAAATGGATGCACTTCAAACACCCAGTGACTGCTGTTAGCATTACCATCTAGCTAGTGTATCATTCAAAGAAattgagagggacctggatgcagccgaggacctccacttcataccATAAGTCGGATGAGTGCCACCATATCCTGTCTTCTAATACCAgtagtcacttgaactgaacatctttgttgttttcttcatgcatcGCCACCATATAAATAGAGGAAAGTctgccacataaggaaatacaagtagtcGAAAAATACGTGACTAACAAGCATAGCGATTACATAAGATTAATTCTGATAAATCGATGTAGGATCCAAATTGACCAAattgattcattttaaaataaatgtaatgttatcgctgtgcttgttaagcTGAAAACTGATGTATTTTTGTCTACTTGTACTTCCTTATGTAATGGACTTGTCTCTTTTAATATTGCGGCAACACacataaaaagtaacaaagacgttcagttcaagtgacttccggtagTAGAAGACCAAATATGGCCTCAATTTTCTGACTTCCGGTGTGAAGTTAAGGTCCTCACCTGcatccaggtgctcttgaaGAAGTCagcaattttaattgtttttattgaagaAATCCTATCATAATAGGCCTATTATATGCACTTGttcttgtcaaaatatttccaaTAAACCATCCATTATTACAACACTGTATTAGGGTTGAGGATCATttgattttcaagaaaaaaaatgtcaaaatgtcaaatCTCAACCAAAACttatataatattataattGTCGAAAAACTAACCACAGCCTTGAATTTGATTTCATGTAAATCTtttactttacactgttgtCAATTTCTTACAtctaaaaacctgaaatatttgaatatctaaagttaaactgtaagatattcaaatatttgaatatcTGAAGTTAAACTGTAAGATATTTAAACTCAGATATTTCCATATTCCCGGACATTTACAACTTTGTATACTCCAAAAAACTTTCCTGTAAATACATGACTTTTCCcccaaattttaaccttttttttttctaaaaaactaacagttcttttattttttaattttttggggggccctatccaccttattcctggggccactactgtaaatctgaatatgggcgaaacttgGAAAACTTGGAAACCTTGGAAATACAAGCATTAGTTTTCCCTCCtcaagaaaaaggacaaaaaattgTGATAGTTTGTAGTTTATGTGCAGGACAGAAAACTTTGCCCACCACCAAGAACAGCAATTCTAACCTCACGAAGTACCCACCTGAACAAAAGGCTTGGTGAAACTAGTTGGTAAAGCTGTGAAGTCTATCCTTGATTTACAATTATTTGGACACCTTTTTCTCCAACACAAAATCAAattgagtttgtttttattaaaataacaacgatataacaaaaacaaacctcaGTTTCTGGATGTTAGAGGAGATTCCAGACAGTCTGTATATTCCATCCACGACTCCGTGTTTCTCTATGAACTCAGCACAGCTCTTTACAACCTGTGGGACTATAGGAGAAAGTAAAGTTAATGTTCAGACCAGTTCACCAGGATTGCTTTAATGGGGTTGTCTTGTGTTAAGAGGAAATGTTCTCGTTCTGCAATCAGGGCATGATATGAACTAAAACCTAATTCATCATTTCCCATACTTCTGTCAAACCCAGTTAAGGGATTTAATTCATGTCAAACATCTGCGGTTCCTAAATGAGAGCTAAATAAAGTTAGGGGTCAGAAGGACAGCttacaaagaaaacagatatttttctACAGTTCACCTGCAGTGGACTTTCCTGGATACTCTTCCTCACTATGATCAACATAAATACTGGAGGCAAATATTTTGTTTCTTACCCTGAAACATTTGATCAACTTTATGATGgctaaaaacatttgaaatgctAATGTAATATGATTCTGCACTAAACTACTTATCTCCATTGAAGTAAACAAAGTATTCAAAATTAGTACACTCTAACATCCtacattaaacattttcatacgtgaaaagcttttattattattctacAATAATAGAAAACAATTTCAGGAGTAATTCTACATTATTATTCTCAATGTACATCAAGGCTCTCATGCTACATATAAATTTACTTAGATGTTAttattaattcattcatttttaaatttgaaatctaAATTAGAGTAAATTTATCACATCATATTACGCACCACAAAGAATACAACACCATTATGGCCAAATGCTTTGGCCAGGATTTAACAGAAACTATCatcatcatgtttttaaaggtaaaaccaAGGtaataatagttttggatttttttatttgttttaattttatttcgtTGTCACCTTTTGTTTcaattttcagtttagttttatttggtttttactgctgtttttttttttatatatatatttttttatttttaggttcgtttagttttagtgttagttttggttTTGTCTGCAATGTGGGGTACCTGTCCAGAGCAAGTCCAGAAAGGTCTCTTcactttttactttattattcaGTTTGAATGTTtgtatacaactcaagacctaaaattaccaCTGTGTGACATTGTCTTCAAACAAATCAGGCATTTTTACTCCCTCCAGACTtgggtgttcatgtcagtcagtatgttagtgccaaagactaaaactaaggagattttgtccccgattctatttcattttagttagttttgtaagcacataatacagttttagttagtatttgttttatttgtaaagcttagttttcatttggtttcagttaactaaaattatgtttacattttagttttagttatttagttagttttagttaattatAATAACCTGGggtaacatttttcaaaaaatgtaattcagGCCTTAAgttcactcttttttttcttacatatgACTTAACTTATTGCTACTTTCTGCTCAGTTCATTAGGTACATATGTTCAATAAAAGCTGGTCACACAGTAGATGATTCTCAAgtcttaaatcattttaaaatgtgggaGACCAGAGACACAAGGAcagtttcaaacaatttttcattCTATAATCCTCTTAGCGCAGACACTAGACGACAACATGGCCAGAGCATTAGACCACAGACCTGCCAATGACCTCACAGTGAGGATTCCCCACACAAAAGATCTCACAGAATCAAACATCAAGCATCCCTTTAGATGCTAAATCATGCAACACTCACTGATACAGGTGACAGATCAGCTTGAGTCCATGGGGGGAAAGGTAAAGCAGTTCAATTAAGTTTAGATCTTTTGTACTAAAAGACAAGAATGTgcagatgaaaaataaactctgCCCAGACCAGAAACAACTCTGTCTGTAGCGAAACTCTGCATAAAATATCATACCTACAAATACCAGCAAAGCAGTGACCCAAAGCTAGTGCTTTAAGACTAACAGAGTCCAGGCGAGGCTCAAGATAACTGCATGAGTTGGACACCTATCAAGCAGCTAAGGCTCGATTTTCAACAACACACAGGTAACCAAAAGAGCTGAGATTAAT
This region of Cheilinus undulatus linkage group 2, ASM1832078v1, whole genome shotgun sequence genomic DNA includes:
- the arhgap32a gene encoding rho GTPase-activating protein 32; the protein is MEAGCVVAAVIENAASGPQGEPGSDDVLEGELPQTSDLDKDDALPHATNDNPPEEKQPQETSTAMVRSDDITELPAEPLLRSCVSTASMKVKNVKKLTFPRGHFPRLAECAHFHYETADFGTVQLALAEGQSEGPKPGLDSKELVFLVQITCQGKNWLVKRSYEDFRVLDKHLHLCIYDRRYSQLTELPRHDTLKETVEAVTKMLATYLSRFSAIADNKINCGPVLTWMEIDNKGNHLLVSEEASINVPAIAAAHVTKRYTAQATDELTFEVGDIVSVIDMPPKEDTGWWRGKHGFQVGFFPCDCVELINDKIPPSVQSSVPKPVCKKHGKLVTFLRSFMKSRPPPQKLRQRGILRERVFGCDLGEHLHNSGHEVPQVVKSCAEFIEKHGVVDGIYRLSGISSNIQKLRHEFDSEQIPDLSRDVFRQDIHSVGSLCKLYFRELPNPLLTYQLYDRFSEAVSAATDEERLVKIHNVIQQLPPPHYRTLEYLMRHLSHLATFSSITNMHTKNLAIVWAPNLLRSRQIESACFSGTAAFMEVRIQSVVVEFILNNTEALFSPKLNAIIRESTGNNTLSRPKSLLVCSPSTKLLSLEEAQARTQAHLSSPATTPCLTHSDYIEVGEGPGALLGKFHTVIELPMESTKRPPVKAKKSPVGNWRSFFHLGKSQSVSKRKLKRHPSEPNEIKSIALPGGRGDSGTLRSTKSEESLTSLHNVEGEPPNYRRRRPRSTSEAHSATCKDDLSKPRSKDEPKTYSLNESYYGADHVRSTACISPPHQEDDLDLCPPAAGIFSLDFDPMSFQFSPPSGTPGPQSNKDGTKWRKSAGFSSESEPISSPNNNISCSQSPDISPVLGKSGKKVTSKQLSPKLRKKSLKTQADVQNASVSPPPLPSSSPPLDKHEAPLADGKELRAPFPHCSPLSTASQASGLTDSAQNLPDPGTDRLMSSVSVLPPHPPLTSAARKLALALAESAHKASSGSQRRTVSSRPLQRQEAAYAEERPPRPSVLDLNLYPQEYYGPHAPSASHWQTSVHGPMESPCCPHPVHFLPAHLDPEPLHVADGQESMCNFTPNVSPLGSGSLDEGSTERRNRREEKDFRDITQAEPTYHSVGVSTPTQPVCSAESPSTSPIYVNTDSVNVFNFRAILAETSMPASVEEVLPRPLQPSSSHHYSTEDHRPLGLVEDFYSHHPQHHPRQSYQSGRMPAHHCPRPSALPHHLVGPKSLYRQSSEGRYSSLGLRHPLSPQYRRHYRGEQPMRGSPRQQGQWQRSEDRIVRHPAIRRARSFHAPHVSHYELAETEVLPPDTMFYVEQTAHQEVPYQRLIQTGIHPVRPHFENPRSDYCYSPYSDMNQVDVSHYYVEPSRQRGIQHSQSYTIRSSRESGQPDYYNYSPQRVPPANRELYIESRDTVVYEARDAEVFERVIYQPVKQESKSRHKNTCPVVSPLDSPESPTDMRSRNIMHTRSKSDPGNACLLSANRAEDDNVVDTSPPSPRSHQEDLEVTRQQYSHRSSADPGKSRQSRIQDRSSHQPPLRKVPSLPERGCTNLKNVEHNDRSQIRGHDQNRPMLSNAVNSYTGLVKPSILRRPGRSQSTREHRHYYHHHAKSPLDPEHLGSFSAQPTRRTQSTKVRPTQYDHMEGYYAAPRPKTTRSGKAMAGYLPGPGCMSPRGQRLLSKALGHEAFYQAALRSEAGVYE